One part of the Quercus lobata isolate SW786 chromosome 7, ValleyOak3.0 Primary Assembly, whole genome shotgun sequence genome encodes these proteins:
- the LOC115951913 gene encoding uncharacterized protein LOC115951913, with protein MAVHSRDESLMYKVFPSSLGPIAIRWFDSLKADSINSFKELTQAFGSHFIINSKVPRPLSSLLSLSMREGETLKMFSNRYREMYNEMNNNFEDIAISTFKSGIPIEHGLRKSLTGKPVTNLLQLMDCIDKYKGVEEDQQMGEGKVIPQERRDFRSDRYNNSWSRRDFGGQSGPTNTQTVNAVFQESVHQVPKKVKNEPFFKWPNKMVGNPLRRNQNLYCQYYQDQGHTTENCRNLWDHLD; from the coding sequence ATGGCCGTTCATTCCAGAGATGAATCCCTGATGTACAAGGTCTTCCCATCCAGCCTAGGACCCATAGCAATAAGATGGTTTGATAGCTTGAAGGCCGATTCCATAAACTCCTTTAAGGAGCTCACCCAGGCATTTGGTTCTCACTTCATCATCAATAGCAAAGTCCCTCGACCCCTATCTTCCCTACTATCCTTGAgtatgagagagggagagactctgaaaatGTTCTCAAACAGATATAGAGAAATGTATAATGAGATGAACAATAACTTTGAAGACATCGCCATCAGTACCTTCAAGAGTGGCATCCCGatcgagcatggcttaaggaagtcCCTAACGGGAAAACCTGTCACTAATTTGCTTCAACTCATGGACTGTATTGACAAGTATAAGGGGGTTGAGGAAGACCAGCAAATGGGTGAAGGaaaggttatccctcaggaaaggagggatttcaggtcggatcgatACAATAATAGCTGGTCACGGAGAGATTTTGGTGGTCAGTCAGGACCTACCAACACTCAGACGGTCAATGCAGTGTTCCAAGAATCGGTGCACCAGGTTCCGAAGAAGGTTAAGAACGAAccgttcttcaaatggccaaacaagatggttGGGAACCCCCTGAGACGAAACCAGAACCTTTATTGCCAGTACTATCAGGACCAAGGGCACACTACAGAGAATTGCAGGAATTTGTGGGACCATTTGGACTAG